Genomic DNA from Vagococcus luciliae:
GCGTTTTTTCATTAAATTTATCTTTCATTCATGCCTGCTCCTTGTCAATTAACTTATTTATGTTTATGATACCTTTAAAGAGACGTTATTTCAATAAAACTCACTGTATCCTTATACTTATTTATAAATCAAACTTGGGACTGATAATGTTTTTACTTCCTTATGATAAACTAATACTATACAAAAAATACAGGAAAAGAGGAGTGACAAAATGAAGAGAAAAAAAGACACTATCACCGCTGTAATTGGTTTTTTAATAGGAATGTTCGTTTTGACAGAGATTGACGAAAATCTTGGTGCAGTATTCGTCTTAATTGCCATTGGTTGGGTCATTTATCGAAGAATGAATAAGAAAAAAAACAAAGGGGCCGTTCCCGGATTATCAAAAGAAAAAGAAGAACATTATTATGAAGCTGGGATGACTGATAAAGAAATTACTTTCTTTCGAAACACCCTATCAGAAGCCAAACAGCAAATTGATCAATTAGAAATAAATTTTAAAGACAGTCCTAAATTAAATGCAATAAATTTGAGGTATGATACATTAAAAGTAGCAAAAGCAATGTTCAAAGAGATTGTGAAAGAACCCAAAAAATTACATATGGCTGATAAATTTTTATACAACCATTTACCAAATTTAGTTGAAATGACAACTAAATATGCTGAAATTTCGGATCATGAAATTAAAAGTAAGGAGACCTATAAGATATTAAATAATAGTATTGGAGCAATTGAACATGTCTCACAACTAATCATTGATGATTACAAAGAATTTGTTTCTGATGACATTGAAGATTTAGAAGTGGAAATCTCAATTGCACAACAAAATAAAAATAGAGAAGACTATAAAAAACATCTATCTGATGATCAGGAGGAATTGTAATGTCGGATAAATTAAAAAAAGCTGAACCCATTGATAATACTTTAGAGGATTTATTAAGTAATCCTTTTTCAGAATTGGAACAATCTGACTTATTAAATCAAGCTGAAAAAAAACAACAAATAACAAAAGCCCAAACGTCAACAAAAGTAATTGATAGACTATCAGATGAAAGAAAACAACAAGCACAAGAATTAGCCAATCAAATCGATACAAATGACAGTCAATCTATTTTAAGTTATGGTGTTGCGGCACAACAAAAATTAAGTGAATTTTCACATACAATGCTAAATCATGTACAAACACAAGATATTGGTCCAATGGGAGATTCTCTAACTGAATTAATGTATCGTTTAAATGAAGCAAGTCCTAGTGAACTTGAAGCAAAAGATGGAAATCTATTTAAGCGCATGTTTGGAAAGGTAAAGCAATCCATTTATGAAACAACAGCAAAATATCAAAAAATTGGTGCTCAGATTGATAAAATAGCTGTTAAACTTGATCATGAAAAAAATGGATTACTTGAAGATAATACCATGTTAGAACAACTCTATCATAAAAATAAGGACTACTTTGATGCCTTAAATATCTATATTGCAGCTGGGGAATTAAAAATTGAAGAACTTCAAACAAAAACGATTCCAGAAGCGATGGCACATGCTGAACAAACAGGTGATCAAATGGACACTCAAATTGTGAATGATTTAAATCAATTTGTCGATCGTTTAGAAAAAAGAACCTATGACTTAAAATTAGCAAGACAAATTACCATACAACAAGCACCACAAATTCGTTTGATTCAAAATACGAATCAAGCACTAGCTGAGAAAATACAAGCTTCTATTAATACAGCCATTCCTTTATGGAAAAATCAAGTGGCAATTGCTTTAACTCTTTTAAGGCAAAAAGATGCGGTTACAGCTCAGCGTCAAGTATCTGAGACAACAAATGATTTGTTAGCCAAAAATTCTGAGATGCTAAAAATTTCAGCCATTGAAACAGCAAAAGAAAACGAACGTGGCATTGTTGATATTGAGACACTACAAAAGACACAAAATGATTTAATTGAAACCATCCAAGAAACGCTTAAAATTCAACAAGAAGGCAAAGAAAAACGCCGTAATGCTGAATTAGAATTATCAATGATGGAAGAAGATTTAAAAAATAAATTACTTGATATGTCAGGTAATAACTAATAAAAAAGTCCATACTTCTCATAAAGAGAAATATGGACTTTTTTATATAGCATCTTCTTCTAATTTTTGGCAATCTGGACAAATACCATACATTTCTAAACGATGATCGTTTATCTTAAAACCAGTTAATTTTTCAGTAGCCGCTTCAACATCACCCAAGCCAGGATAATTAACATCTACTACTTTTTTACATTTTTCACAGATTGCATGATAATGTTTCTCCGTTGTAAAATCAAACCGACTTGAAGAATCACCATATGCCATTTCTACAACAAAACCAATCTCAGTAAACAATCTTAAATTGTTATAAACAGTCGCCACACTCATGTTTGGAAAACGATGTTCCAACTCTTTATAGATATCATCTGCCGTAGGGTGTGTGTGACTTTCGATTAGATATTCCAAAATAGCATATCTCTGTGGCGTTATTCTTATATCAGCTGCTTTTAACTTTTCAATCGCTTCGTCAACTAAGTGATTTTTTGACATATAGCATCATCCTCACTATTTATATTAATTCTATTTTACTACTCTTTATTGATTTTCGCAAGATACTCATCTAGTAGAGTTTTCTTCATCAAAAAATAGAATATAAATAAAGATGCACACAACACCAACAACTAAACAAATATCTGCTACATTAAAAATGGGAAATCTAATAAACTCTGTTTGAAACATATCCACCACATAACCTTGTCTAAATCGGTCAATGAAATTACCAATAGTTCCACCAATGACAAAACTTAGCCCCACTGTTAACCATTTATTTTTATATCTATTTTTATATAGTAGGTAAGAAAAAATACATAAAGCTATCACTCCAACTAATAAAAAAAACCACATATGGCCTTCAAAAATACTCCATGCTCCACCTTCATTTCTAATATGGGTAATGGATAAAATAGGGTTAGTCATCGTTGTATCATACAAATCTAAATGTTGTACCACCATCAATTTAGTTAATTGATCTAAAATAATACTTCCTATAATAATAAAAACATAAAGAAACATTGGTTCATCTCCCTCATCGATAAATAATATCTTGTAATCTAGTTAAACAATAAGTACAGTATATAACATTTTTTTGAAAGAACAAACTTTATTTCTAGATGCTTTTGTATAAATTTTTGTTATTTGACGAATATTCGTTCTAAACGTATAATAATCAGTGTGAGACAAGAAAAAACCTGGAGGAATGTGAAATGAAACAAGGTTTAGTGAAATGGTTTGATGTAAAAAAAGGATATGGATTCATTATTTACGATCAAGATGAGGAAATCTTTGTTCATTTTACTGCAATAGAACAGGATGGGTTTAAAACACTTTTTGAAGGACAACAAGTTAAATTTGATATTAAAGAAGGAGCTAGAGGCTTACAAGCATCGAATGTTTCTGTTATAGATGAAAAGAAATGAGTTGATTAATCTTCAACTCATTTTTTATACCCATTTACCATGCATGATAACTGGGATGACTCTTCTAAATGATGAATAAAATTCGTTTTAGATGATGGTAGCATTAAATAAGAACGTTCATGTTGGTTTGTGACTAGTGTAAAGCCATATTTACCCACTAAAACTTTTTTTATTTTACTAATATCTATTGTGTATTCATTTTTTTTTAATACCGCATTCACTTTAATTTGATCTTGAGTTAAGATTAGTTTTCTCCTTGTTCCTAAATAGAAAAAAAATAAAAAAATAAAAAACGTCACTATACTAAATAGATTAATCCGCCCTTGTTCTTCTAATAAACCAATCATACTGGCAAAAAATAATACAAAGGTCAACGACCAATAAATCACTGTATCAGCTAGTAT
This window encodes:
- a CDS encoding 5-bromo-4-chloroindolyl phosphate hydrolysis family protein, translated to MKRKKDTITAVIGFLIGMFVLTEIDENLGAVFVLIAIGWVIYRRMNKKKNKGAVPGLSKEKEEHYYEAGMTDKEITFFRNTLSEAKQQIDQLEINFKDSPKLNAINLRYDTLKVAKAMFKEIVKEPKKLHMADKFLYNHLPNLVEMTTKYAEISDHEIKSKETYKILNNSIGAIEHVSQLIIDDYKEFVSDDIEDLEVEISIAQQNKNREDYKKHLSDDQEEL
- a CDS encoding toxic anion resistance protein; translated protein: MSDKLKKAEPIDNTLEDLLSNPFSELEQSDLLNQAEKKQQITKAQTSTKVIDRLSDERKQQAQELANQIDTNDSQSILSYGVAAQQKLSEFSHTMLNHVQTQDIGPMGDSLTELMYRLNEASPSELEAKDGNLFKRMFGKVKQSIYETTAKYQKIGAQIDKIAVKLDHEKNGLLEDNTMLEQLYHKNKDYFDALNIYIAAGELKIEELQTKTIPEAMAHAEQTGDQMDTQIVNDLNQFVDRLEKRTYDLKLARQITIQQAPQIRLIQNTNQALAEKIQASINTAIPLWKNQVAIALTLLRQKDAVTAQRQVSETTNDLLAKNSEMLKISAIETAKENERGIVDIETLQKTQNDLIETIQETLKIQQEGKEKRRNAELELSMMEEDLKNKLLDMSGNN
- a CDS encoding Fur family transcriptional regulator; translated protein: MSKNHLVDEAIEKLKAADIRITPQRYAILEYLIESHTHPTADDIYKELEHRFPNMSVATVYNNLRLFTEIGFVVEMAYGDSSSRFDFTTEKHYHAICEKCKKVVDVNYPGLGDVEAATEKLTGFKINDHRLEMYGICPDCQKLEEDAI
- the lspA gene encoding signal peptidase II → MFLYVFIIIGSIILDQLTKLMVVQHLDLYDTTMTNPILSITHIRNEGGAWSIFEGHMWFFLLVGVIALCIFSYLLYKNRYKNKWLTVGLSFVIGGTIGNFIDRFRQGYVVDMFQTEFIRFPIFNVADICLVVGVVCIFIYILFFDEENSTR
- a CDS encoding cold-shock protein — protein: MKQGLVKWFDVKKGYGFIIYDQDEEIFVHFTAIEQDGFKTLFEGQQVKFDIKEGARGLQASNVSVIDEKK
- a CDS encoding EbsA family protein, giving the protein MSEDKIHIYRYQPILADTVIYWSLTFVLFFASMIGLLEEQGRINLFSIVTFFIFLFFFYLGTRRKLILTQDQIKVNAVLKKNEYTIDISKIKKVLVGKYGFTLVTNQHERSYLMLPSSKTNFIHHLEESSQLSCMVNGYKK